The Oryzias melastigma strain HK-1 linkage group LG13, ASM292280v2, whole genome shotgun sequence genome window below encodes:
- the LOC112149007 gene encoding mRNA decay activator protein ZFP36L1: MPSDFLTPFLEVDEEFCKNFSGLEAADGSSCSSHHRVLGFQRRHSLCPVTLPNSKFNSSSELVDSGCWGLGLAPQQPWNRELPRSSLSHIPFRVDRSVSMIEGRADKSASPPLLLPPPGLCVSSNGAAPSRAPVPPPHISTRYKTELCRTYEESGSCKYGAKCQFAHGLDELRGLSRHPKYKTEPCRTFHTIGFCPYGARCHFIHNDEEIQAAPHRQKLRPPPLRHSLSFAGFSSSRHAFQPVDSLLFTRASSVSPPPSSIGSPELLSPLFPEPGTLRHCPHLFTGIHDLSGDGGFSAATDSSFTSSSSSSNYKPLPPHLPLQDCLGLQRSSSADSLSEEGYTSSCSLSSSSSGAESPSFEGRRLPIFSRLSVSDE; this comes from the exons ATGCCTTCCGACTTTCTCACACCTTTCCTGGAAGTGGATGAAGAGTTCTGCAAG AACTTCAGTGGCCTGGAAGCAGCAGATGGCTCGTCCTGCAGCTCACATCACCGAGTCCTCGGCTTTCAGAGGCGCCACTCGCTCTGCCCCGTGACCCTCCCCAACTCCAAGTTCAACAGCAGCTCCGAGTTGGTGGATTCGGGCTGCTGGGGGCTGGGCCTGGCCCCCCAGCAGCCCTGGAACCGCGAGCTTCCGCGCTCCTCGCTCAGCCACATCCCCTTCAGAGTGGACCGCTCGGTCAGCATGATCGAGGGACGGGCCGACAAGAGCGCGTCCCCACCTCTGCTGCTGCCCCCGCCGGGCCTGTGTGTCAGCAGCAACGGTGCCGCCCCCTCCAGGGCGCCGGTGCCGCCGCCGCACATCTCCACCCGCTACAAGACCGAACTGTGCCGCACCTACGAGGAGAGCGGCTCCTGCAAGTACGGCGCCAAATGTCAGTTTGCGCACGGCCTGGACGAGCTGCGGGGCCTCAGCCGACACCCCAAGTACAAGACGGAGCCGTGCCGCACCTTCCACACCATCGGCTTCTGCCCGTACGGCGCCCGCTGCCACTTCATCCACAACGACGAGGAGATCCAGGCGGCTCCGCACCGGCAGAAGCTGAGGCCTCCGCCGCTGCGCCACAGCCTCAGCTTCGCTGGCTTCTCCTCGTCCCGCCACGCCTTCCAGCCCGTGGACTCCCTGCTCTTCACCCGGGCCTCCTCCGTCTCGCCTCCTCCGTCCTCCATCGGGAGCCCGGAGCTCCTCTCGCCTCTCTTTCCCGAGCCGGGGACCCTCCGGCACTGCCCCCACCTCTTCACCGGCATCCACGACCTGTCAGGCGATGGCGGTTTCTCTGCTGCCACCGactcctccttcacctcctcctccagcagcagcaactACAAACCCCTCCCTCCCCACCTCCCCCTGCAGGACTGCCTGGGCCTGCAGCGCAGCTCCTCGGCCGACTCCCTCTCCGAGGAGGGCTacacctcctcctgctccctgagctcctcctccagcGGTGCCGAGTCGCCGAGCTTCGAGGGCCGACGCCTGCCCATCTTCAGCCGCCTCTCCGTGTCAGACGAGTAG